The Melitaea cinxia chromosome 16, ilMelCinx1.1, whole genome shotgun sequence genome contains the following window.
aatggaAACACTCTCAAACAGTCTGATTTGTCCGCAATTTTGAAAGCAAAGCgttatattacaaaaactaaCGGCTGGGCGAGAAGACGTGTTGCAGTGTAAAAATTTTGTTCCATTTAAAAACGTAGTTTTCTCGGGTGAATTGCATGATTTTATGTATTTGCTTAAAAGCAATTGGTTTCCTATTGTGTTTATTCCTAAATTATCGCTAAACAAGTTTAATTGCAAGTttaacattgaatatttaagtaatagttTTGTATACTCACACAAAACGTTACGTTCCATTGAGAAATTTTGTAACTCAGTGGAACAAATTGTAACTCAATGTAAGGGTAAAGGCGCGATACATGtacgtaaaattaatatttttcactaAGGAGTCATAAAGTATTATTACGACTTTTGTCCgcgtgttttatataaaaatattactatattacttaataattttgttttagacaataaagttttacaaaaatggCTTTGACACCAGCAGAACGTATGAAGAGGTATCGAGAACGACTAAAACTAAATCCAGAAAAATTGgaaagtattaaaaagaaacacgctGAATATGTAAAATCTAAAAGCAAAACAGTTAAAGATCTGACGGAGAAGGAAAAGGAAAAACAACGAAAAATTTGGAGAAATCAGAAACGTAagcaaaaacaaaagaaaaaacagcTTTTAGTTCAGGAAGAAAAAGGtactaagaaacaaaaaatagcaAACCAAAGTAAATTGATTAAGAATTATAAGACTGCTTTAAAAAGAA
Protein-coding sequences here:
- the LOC123661218 gene encoding DNA ligase 1-like, with amino-acid sequence MALTPAERMKRYRERLKLNPEKLESIKKKHAEYVKSKSKTVKDLTEKEKEKQRKIWRNQKRKQKQKKKQLLVQEEKGTKKQKIANQSKLIKNYKTALKRNQKLTKLVNTYKKRLYRLKISTEKKIQTLEKDNLKLKARTELLELTLKTSYKQCQTVKEKQTLKNVVLKENIQSIIKKDFRVEAARIKRNGKNNK